A stretch of Cyanobacterium sp. HL-69 DNA encodes these proteins:
- the bcsA gene encoding cellulose synthase (UDP-forming), with the protein MLKNSRIYPTTIIILSLITLLAIFVMAWLTENQAVNNIFEDIAMIQNNPPLWLQVPDFKSYYYLYIPAILSIIFCVLVNKLFSKQNKLTRLITITIFSFLMVRYILWRSLASLNFSDKTTGLFSIVLLGIELFFIFSPLLQNLLMLGLKFRNKEADRLSQTVIDGSYQPTVDVLIPTYNEPYDIIKKTIVACQGIDYQRKKVYLLDDGDRKEIAQLAYELGCNYITRPDNCHAKAGNLNNALKHTDGELITVFDADFIPQQNFLTRTVGFFQKQKLALLQTYQSFYSPDPVTRNLGLEKNFPPDVEIFSRHYQVIRDSWQSALCYGSSFLVRRSHLLDIGGFCQNSLSEDYHTGVKLSAQGYEVAYLNESLSAGLSAENIFGHIRQRQRWARGTIQSLFIAENPLTIKGLNFWQRLAHFEGIIQWFTSPLRIAIFFLPLAYTAGILPIEASLQEIIYFVVPYYCVQVGTFAWLNFRSRSAMISEVYNIVTTFPVTWEVIQTLITPLGSIFKVTPKGTKCDRYYFNWSLASPLCFVLAVNVANLISIIGLIQTDSLGELNSVGGISLILFWNIYNLMIISLSLWAMLDIPKPNNYEWFNIFEEIRVVIDEHIYQGIITQISDVGALVELDYSSLKSINQEFKILISQNQLPVKSENVEIIGQNLYLKGEVLEVIEGINNNKLNIVFDTTNIERYRQLITKIYCLDNNPWTSLNTASEWKTIYLLFRSLITTPWRWINYNIYQRKMLLGNISYELEGSEEKKTKTVLTSTWDD; encoded by the coding sequence TTAAGTCCTATTATTACTTATATATTCCTGCAATTTTATCTATTATCTTTTGTGTTTTAGTTAATAAACTATTTTCTAAGCAAAATAAATTGACTCGTTTGATAACTATTACTATTTTTAGTTTTTTAATGGTGCGTTATATTTTGTGGCGTAGTTTAGCTAGTTTAAATTTTAGTGATAAGACTACAGGACTATTTAGTATTGTTTTATTAGGTATTGAATTATTTTTTATTTTTAGTCCCCTCTTACAAAATTTGCTCATGTTAGGGCTAAAGTTCAGAAATAAAGAGGCAGATAGATTAAGTCAAACGGTTATTGATGGTAGTTATCAACCTACAGTAGATGTTTTAATTCCTACTTATAATGAACCCTACGATATTATCAAAAAAACCATTGTTGCTTGTCAAGGAATAGATTATCAAAGAAAAAAAGTATATTTATTAGATGATGGAGATAGAAAAGAAATTGCTCAATTAGCTTATGAATTAGGATGTAATTATATTACTCGTCCTGATAATTGTCATGCTAAGGCTGGTAATTTAAATAATGCTTTAAAACATACCGATGGAGAATTGATTACGGTGTTTGATGCTGATTTTATTCCTCAGCAAAATTTTTTAACTCGCACGGTGGGCTTTTTTCAAAAACAAAAACTAGCCCTACTACAAACTTATCAGAGTTTTTATTCTCCTGATCCTGTTACTCGTAATTTAGGTTTAGAAAAGAATTTCCCTCCTGATGTAGAAATTTTTTCCCGTCATTATCAAGTAATCAGGGATAGTTGGCAGAGTGCTTTATGTTATGGTAGTTCTTTTTTAGTGAGACGATCGCACTTATTAGACATTGGGGGTTTTTGTCAAAATTCTCTCAGTGAAGACTATCACACGGGAGTGAAGTTATCGGCGCAGGGGTATGAGGTGGCATATCTAAATGAGAGTTTGAGCGCAGGATTATCGGCGGAAAACATTTTTGGGCATATTAGACAAAGGCAGAGATGGGCTAGAGGCACAATTCAATCTTTGTTTATTGCTGAAAATCCTTTAACTATCAAGGGGTTAAATTTTTGGCAGAGATTAGCCCATTTTGAGGGTATTATTCAATGGTTTACTAGCCCTTTACGCATTGCAATTTTCTTTTTGCCTTTGGCTTATACCGCTGGTATTTTGCCCATTGAGGCTAGTTTGCAAGAAATTATTTATTTTGTGGTGCCTTATTATTGTGTGCAGGTTGGTACTTTTGCATGGCTCAATTTTCGTAGTCGTTCGGCGATGATTTCGGAGGTTTATAATATTGTTACTACTTTTCCTGTGACGTGGGAGGTAATTCAAACTTTGATTACTCCTCTTGGTTCTATATTTAAGGTTACACCAAAGGGAACTAAGTGCGATCGCTATTATTTCAATTGGAGTCTAGCCTCTCCTTTATGTTTCGTTTTGGCGGTTAATGTGGCTAATTTAATTAGTATTATCGGCTTGATTCAAACAGATTCTTTGGGAGAATTAAATTCTGTGGGGGGAATTAGTTTAATTCTTTTTTGGAATATTTATAATTTGATGATTATTTCCCTTTCTCTTTGGGCAATGTTGGATATACCAAAGCCCAATAATTATGAATGGTTTAACATTTTTGAAGAAATTAGGGTTGTAATTGATGAGCATATTTATCAAGGTATAATTACTCAAATTTCCGATGTAGGGGCGCTCGTGGAGTTAGATTATTCTTCTCTCAAAAGTATTAATCAAGAATTTAAGATATTAATTAGTCAAAATCAGTTACCTGTCAAGTCTGAAAACGTAGAAATAATTGGTCAAAATTTATATCTTAAGGGTGAAGTATTAGAAGTTATTGAAGGAATAAATAATAATAAGTTAAATATAGTTTTTGATACCACAAATATTGAGCGTTATCGTCAATTAATTACTAAAATATATTGTCTTGATAATAACCCATGGACAAGTTTAAATACTGCTTCTGAATGGAAGACTATTTATCTATTATTTCGCTCTTTAATTACCACTCCTTGGCGTTGGATAAATTATAATATTTATCAAAGAAAAATGTTGTTGGGTAATATATCCTATGAGTTAGAAGGGAGTGAAGAAAAGAAAACTAAAACAGTATTAACTTCAACCTGGGATGATTAA
- a CDS encoding hypothetical protein (GGDEF) translates to MVNNTSLKHILSLELSTGKKTFLLEKNIHSLGRSSSNSLIINHRVTSRHHGSIIKVIYQHKKEDKFDIAFWILDGDFKGNKSRNGLFVNTKKVDIYKLSPGDIIILGGIEIKGKYDILNIDSKEFLSVIHKENPQNVTSFITTEKEIFHSDILTENSEDSDYQELKHIETENNYCTDSIAELIEGIIFIDIHTSKIIDCNQSFIKMLDYEKKEDIIKLSLENIFTIDKEILEDDIKLLISDKYESVLRHSAIKQKENEFLPVQVKVRAVSQGERNLICISILDIAEERKLEELLRYRSYHDLITNLPNYKLFKEHLFSVLANYYSNEEGNIALVLVKINEWKEIGYNYNYEVAELILKKVSKKFKKLISAQDILYHWRDDEFAFLLAQNTVEYLDKIKYEILLIAQQPFLVQEEEIQISFSMGSASYPTDGNYEEILLQKADRTLVENYYEYIKNK, encoded by the coding sequence ATGGTTAATAATACCTCCTTAAAACATATACTGTCCCTTGAATTAAGCACAGGGAAAAAGACATTTTTATTAGAAAAAAATATCCATTCCTTGGGTAGAAGTTCTAGTAATTCTCTTATTATTAACCACCGAGTAACCTCTCGTCATCATGGCAGTATTATTAAAGTTATTTATCAACATAAAAAAGAAGACAAATTTGATATAGCTTTTTGGATTTTAGATGGTGATTTTAAGGGTAATAAAAGTAGAAATGGACTATTTGTTAATACAAAAAAGGTTGACATATACAAATTATCTCCCGGAGATATTATCATTTTAGGGGGCATAGAGATAAAAGGGAAATATGATATTCTAAACATCGATTCTAAGGAATTTTTAAGTGTCATTCATAAAGAAAATCCCCAAAATGTAACCTCTTTCATCACCACTGAAAAAGAGATTTTCCATAGTGACATATTAACTGAAAACTCGGAAGATAGTGATTATCAAGAACTAAAGCATATCGAAACAGAAAATAACTATTGTACCGATAGCATTGCTGAATTAATTGAAGGAATTATATTTATTGATATTCATACCTCCAAAATAATAGACTGTAATCAATCTTTTATTAAAATGCTTGATTACGAAAAAAAAGAAGATATTATCAAACTTAGTCTTGAAAATATTTTTACCATTGACAAAGAGATTTTAGAAGATGATATTAAACTATTAATCAGTGATAAATATGAAAGTGTTTTAAGACACTCTGCGATTAAGCAAAAAGAGAATGAGTTTTTACCTGTTCAAGTAAAAGTAAGGGCTGTTTCTCAAGGAGAAAGAAATTTGATTTGTATATCTATTTTAGACATAGCAGAAGAAAGAAAACTAGAAGAGTTATTACGTTATCGAAGCTATCATGATTTAATTACTAATCTTCCTAATTATAAACTGTTTAAAGAACATTTATTTTCTGTCTTAGCGAACTATTATAGTAACGAAGAAGGTAATATTGCCTTAGTATTAGTAAAAATCAACGAATGGAAAGAAATTGGTTATAACTATAACTATGAAGTTGCAGAACTAATTTTAAAAAAAGTCTCTAAAAAATTCAAAAAATTAATTTCCGCTCAAGACATATTGTATCATTGGCGCGATGACGAATTTGCTTTTTTGTTGGCTCAAAATACTGTGGAATATTTGGACAAAATTAAATATGAAATATTACTAATTGCCCAACAACCATTTTTAGTACAAGAGGAAGAAATACAAATAAGTTTTAGTATGGGTAGCGCATCTTATCCTACGGATGGTAACTATGAAGAAATTTTACTACAAAAAGCTGATCGCACTTTAGTTGAAAACTATTACGAATATATAAAAAACAAATAA